One Archangium lipolyticum genomic region harbors:
- a CDS encoding LysM peptidoglycan-binding domain-containing protein, with amino-acid sequence MRSRILSSLLLATVLVPPAVWAQNAEEQEPEAGDETEGSEVVDEQQPPGRPGNVVIPPGQGGRESAPGEVHTVERGDTLWDLSQKYLGSPWYWPKVWSYNPEIANPHWIYPGNNVRFFPAGEEVPSRVEAGVGPAPSEMVAETGDIAEGSEMDTSGPAVEVTGKLTFEPKASRTVMTHGFVTTRELEEAGRIEGASTEATMLSYPDNVYVRFKRKADAKVGDRYVVFHTVESVKHPVTKRPVGFLTEFVGTLRVVQLGDHFVTAQVMDTWDAITRGDLVGPFGERLVEQVVTRRNEKEVAGVVITALVPYLTLIGEHHFLVIDKGSSDGVQVGNTFTITRQGDPGVGHVLELDLPIKKRKPQPMPTENIALCLVTEVKDRTSNCVLTYSIQEVASGARAVMRVGQQPTAQR; translated from the coding sequence ATGCGCTCGCGGATCCTCTCCTCGCTCCTCCTGGCCACAGTGCTCGTGCCGCCCGCCGTCTGGGCGCAGAACGCGGAGGAACAGGAGCCCGAGGCCGGCGACGAGACCGAGGGGTCCGAGGTCGTCGATGAGCAGCAGCCTCCTGGCCGGCCCGGCAATGTCGTCATTCCCCCGGGCCAGGGCGGCCGCGAGTCCGCGCCCGGCGAGGTGCACACCGTGGAGCGGGGCGACACCCTGTGGGACCTGTCCCAGAAGTACCTGGGCAGCCCCTGGTACTGGCCCAAGGTCTGGTCCTACAACCCGGAGATCGCCAACCCGCACTGGATCTACCCCGGCAACAACGTGCGCTTCTTCCCGGCGGGCGAGGAGGTCCCCTCGCGGGTGGAGGCGGGCGTCGGTCCTGCCCCGTCGGAGATGGTGGCGGAGACGGGGGACATCGCCGAGGGCTCCGAGATGGACACCTCCGGACCGGCGGTGGAGGTGACCGGCAAGCTCACCTTCGAGCCCAAGGCCTCGCGCACGGTGATGACGCATGGCTTCGTCACCACGCGGGAGCTGGAGGAGGCGGGCCGCATCGAGGGCGCCTCCACCGAGGCGACCATGCTGTCCTATCCGGACAACGTCTACGTGCGCTTCAAGCGCAAGGCGGATGCGAAGGTCGGGGACCGGTACGTGGTGTTCCACACCGTGGAGAGCGTGAAGCACCCGGTGACGAAGAGGCCGGTGGGCTTCCTCACCGAGTTCGTCGGCACCCTGCGGGTGGTGCAGCTGGGTGACCACTTCGTCACCGCGCAGGTGATGGACACGTGGGACGCCATCACGCGTGGCGACCTGGTGGGCCCGTTCGGCGAGCGGCTGGTGGAGCAGGTGGTGACGCGGCGCAACGAGAAGGAGGTGGCGGGCGTCGTCATCACCGCGCTCGTGCCGTACCTCACCCTCATCGGCGAGCACCACTTCCTGGTCATCGACAAGGGCAGCAGCGACGGCGTGCAGGTGGGCAACACCTTCACCATCACGCGGCAGGGAGACCCCGGCGTCGGACACGTCCTCGAGCTGGACCTGCCCATCAAGAAGCGCAAGCCGCAGCCGATGCCGACGGAGAACATCGCCCTGTGCCTCGTCACCGAGGTGAAGGACCGCACCAGCAACTGCGTCCTCACGTATTCCATCCAGGAGGTGGCGTCTGGGGCTCGCGCGGTGATGCGCGTGGGCCAGCAGCCCACCGCCCAGCGGTAG
- the topA gene encoding type I DNA topoisomerase gives MATRTKKTATAGETEVEETATAETATAETEAKKPAARKKTAAKKKTAKKKAAAKKTAAKKASSRRKGGDGALATVEASAEEAEDTETPRRGKGPHYLVVVESPAKAKTIKKYLGSGYTVKASVGHILDLPKSKMGVDIEHDFEPQYEVIKGKEKVLGELKKAAQGVDKVFLATDPDREGEAIAWHIHQQLGHENAYRVMFNEITKKAIQEAIAQPRQLSQENYDSQQTRRILDRLVGYQISPLLWKKVRRGLSAGRVQSVAVRLICEREDEIKAFVPQEYWTLDALLEGPAGPPPFKAKLSKVDGKKADLKDRASTETLVEELKSAAFVVSKVDKRERRRNAPAPFITSKLQQEAANRLHFTAKKTMALAQRLYEGVPLGEEGQTALITYMRTDSTRLSDDAVTAVRGFIGTTYGADYVPEAPVVYRTKKGAQDAHEAIRPTSLEYPPSKVKPYFDSMNDDMAADMFRLYELIWNRFVACQMMPAVYDQTSAEITAGRALFRASGSTLKFPGYLAVYGASLTPEEEAAQEKARAAGEDTDEDGVGELPSLNDGDKLGLQKLLDEQHFTQPPPRFSEATLVKELEERGIGRPSTYAAILSTIQEKKYVEKLEGRFRPTDLGVICNELLVKHFPHELDAAFTASMEEKLDQISEGEANWKAVLKDFYAPFKETLEKAEAEMRDVKREEIKTDVACEKCGNVMVIKWGKMGHFLACSNYPECKNTKDFKRDAEGKIVIIEEETTDEKCENCGKPMVVKRGRFGRFLACSGYPECKTSKPISIGVSCPDCKQGYLTERRSGRGKIFFGCNRYPDCKFAAWDRPLPESCPSCQSPYLLQKYSKRDGPYVACPNKECDYRRQIVEPEAAAANGSTASSAA, from the coding sequence ATGGCGACGCGCACGAAGAAGACGGCAACGGCGGGCGAGACGGAGGTCGAGGAGACGGCGACCGCCGAGACGGCGACCGCCGAGACGGAAGCCAAGAAGCCGGCGGCGCGCAAGAAGACGGCCGCCAAGAAGAAGACGGCCAAGAAGAAGGCCGCCGCCAAGAAGACGGCCGCCAAGAAGGCCTCCTCGCGCCGCAAGGGCGGTGACGGGGCCCTGGCCACCGTGGAGGCCTCCGCCGAGGAGGCCGAGGACACCGAGACCCCCAGGCGGGGCAAGGGGCCGCACTACCTCGTGGTGGTCGAGTCGCCCGCCAAGGCGAAGACCATCAAGAAGTACCTGGGCTCCGGCTATACGGTGAAGGCCTCGGTCGGCCACATCCTCGACTTGCCCAAGAGCAAGATGGGCGTGGACATCGAGCACGACTTCGAGCCCCAGTACGAGGTCATCAAGGGCAAGGAGAAGGTGCTCGGCGAGCTGAAGAAGGCCGCCCAGGGCGTGGACAAGGTCTTCCTCGCGACGGACCCCGACCGCGAGGGCGAGGCCATCGCCTGGCACATCCACCAGCAGCTCGGCCACGAGAACGCCTACCGGGTGATGTTCAACGAGATCACCAAGAAGGCCATTCAAGAGGCCATCGCCCAGCCGCGCCAGCTCAGCCAGGAGAACTACGACTCCCAGCAGACGCGGCGCATCCTGGACCGGCTGGTGGGCTATCAGATCTCCCCGCTGCTCTGGAAGAAGGTACGCCGGGGTCTGTCCGCGGGCCGCGTGCAGTCCGTGGCCGTGCGCCTCATCTGCGAGCGCGAGGATGAGATCAAGGCCTTCGTCCCGCAGGAGTACTGGACGCTGGACGCGCTGCTGGAGGGGCCCGCCGGACCGCCGCCCTTCAAGGCCAAGCTGTCCAAGGTGGACGGCAAGAAGGCCGACCTGAAGGACCGGGCCTCCACCGAGACGCTGGTGGAGGAGCTCAAGAGCGCCGCCTTCGTGGTGTCCAAGGTGGACAAGCGCGAGCGGCGCCGCAACGCGCCCGCTCCGTTCATCACCTCCAAGCTGCAGCAGGAGGCGGCCAACCGGCTGCACTTCACCGCCAAGAAGACGATGGCGCTCGCCCAGCGGCTCTATGAAGGCGTGCCGCTCGGAGAGGAGGGCCAGACGGCGCTCATCACGTACATGCGTACGGACTCCACCCGTCTGTCCGACGACGCGGTGACGGCGGTGCGCGGCTTCATCGGCACCACCTACGGCGCGGACTACGTGCCGGAGGCGCCGGTGGTGTACCGCACCAAGAAGGGCGCCCAGGACGCGCACGAGGCCATCCGTCCCACCTCGCTCGAGTACCCGCCCTCGAAGGTGAAGCCGTACTTCGACTCGATGAACGACGACATGGCCGCGGACATGTTCCGCCTGTACGAGCTCATCTGGAACCGCTTCGTCGCGTGCCAGATGATGCCGGCCGTGTATGACCAGACGAGCGCGGAGATCACCGCGGGCCGGGCCCTCTTCCGGGCCTCGGGCTCCACGCTGAAGTTCCCCGGCTACCTGGCCGTCTACGGCGCCAGCCTCACCCCCGAGGAGGAGGCCGCCCAGGAGAAGGCTCGCGCCGCCGGCGAGGACACCGACGAGGACGGCGTGGGCGAGCTGCCCTCGCTCAACGACGGGGACAAGCTGGGCCTGCAGAAGCTGCTCGACGAGCAGCACTTCACCCAGCCTCCGCCGCGCTTCTCCGAGGCCACCCTGGTGAAGGAGCTGGAGGAGCGGGGCATCGGCCGTCCGTCGACGTACGCCGCCATCCTCTCCACCATCCAGGAGAAGAAGTACGTGGAGAAGCTGGAGGGCCGCTTCCGTCCCACGGACCTGGGCGTCATCTGCAACGAGCTGCTCGTCAAGCACTTCCCCCACGAGCTGGACGCCGCCTTCACCGCCAGCATGGAGGAGAAGCTCGATCAGATCTCCGAGGGCGAGGCCAACTGGAAGGCCGTGCTCAAGGACTTCTACGCGCCCTTCAAGGAGACGCTCGAGAAGGCCGAAGCGGAGATGCGCGACGTCAAGCGCGAGGAGATCAAGACCGACGTGGCGTGCGAGAAGTGCGGCAACGTCATGGTCATCAAGTGGGGGAAGATGGGCCACTTCCTCGCGTGCTCGAACTACCCCGAGTGCAAGAACACCAAGGACTTCAAGCGCGACGCCGAGGGGAAGATCGTCATCATCGAGGAGGAGACGACCGACGAGAAGTGCGAGAACTGCGGCAAGCCCATGGTGGTGAAGCGCGGCCGCTTCGGCCGGTTCCTCGCGTGCTCGGGCTACCCCGAGTGCAAGACGTCCAAGCCCATCTCCATCGGCGTGAGCTGCCCGGACTGCAAGCAGGGCTACCTCACCGAGCGCCGCAGCGGGCGGGGGAAGATCTTCTTCGGCTGCAACCGCTACCCGGACTGCAAGTTCGCCGCCTGGGACCGGCCGCTGCCGGAGTCGTGCCCCAGCTGCCAGTCGCCCTACCTGCTGCAGAAGTACTCCAAGCGGGACGGCCCGTACGTGGCCTGCCCCAACAAGGAGTGCGACTACCGCCGGCAGATCGTCGAACCGGAGGCCGCCGCGGCCAACGGCAGCACGGCCTCCTCGGCTGCCTGA
- the pgeF gene encoding peptidoglycan editing factor PgeF, producing the protein MSASSPSFVLSSLIPVPHGFATRAGGVSEGPYDSLNLGFAVGDLRERVEENHRRLAAAAGAALDALHRVSQVHGDRVVEVGEGEGTGTLRPTEGEADALWTERPEHWVAVGTADCVPVLLVDPEGRRVAGVHSGWKGTDARIVARAVESLVARGSRPERLLAAVGPCIQRCCYVVSEDLGERFTAGFGPQVVVRERGEVRLDLSRAVRETLLGAGLKQAHVDVLPHCTACDASRFFSHRRDAGRTGRHLNFVVHRF; encoded by the coding sequence ATGTCCGCCTCTTCTCCTTCCTTCGTGCTCTCCTCGTTGATCCCCGTGCCCCATGGTTTCGCCACGCGGGCGGGTGGGGTGTCGGAGGGGCCGTATGACTCCCTCAACCTGGGCTTCGCGGTGGGTGACCTGCGAGAGCGGGTGGAGGAGAACCATCGCCGGCTGGCCGCGGCGGCGGGCGCGGCGCTCGATGCGCTGCACCGGGTGAGCCAGGTGCATGGAGATCGTGTGGTGGAAGTAGGGGAGGGTGAGGGCACCGGAACGCTCCGGCCGACGGAAGGCGAGGCGGACGCGCTCTGGACGGAGCGGCCGGAGCACTGGGTGGCGGTGGGCACGGCGGACTGCGTGCCAGTGCTGCTGGTGGATCCGGAGGGGCGGCGGGTGGCGGGGGTGCACTCGGGGTGGAAGGGCACGGACGCGCGCATCGTGGCGCGGGCGGTGGAGTCCCTGGTGGCGAGGGGCTCGCGGCCCGAGCGGCTGCTGGCGGCGGTGGGCCCCTGCATCCAGCGCTGCTGCTACGTCGTCTCCGAGGACCTGGGCGAGCGCTTCACCGCGGGCTTCGGGCCGCAGGTGGTGGTCCGCGAGCGGGGCGAGGTGCGGTTGGACCTCTCACGGGCCGTGCGGGAGACGTTGCTGGGCGCGGGGCTGAAGCAGGCCCATGTGGACGTGCTGCCCCACTGCACGGCGTGTGACGCGAGCCGATTCTTCTCGCACCGCCGTGACGCTGGGCGGACGGGCAGGCACCTCAATTTCGTGGTGCACCGGTTCTGA
- a CDS encoding GGDEF domain-containing protein, with the protein MALGLDTVGRKLLWSVALPGLLAAILGIGYFWREAHQAARNATQSEALALSEFIGTHFRMPTPQGLPPHSPVAELLRSETRLLRATAELNIVSPDGRILWSARPEEVGTRHPQAALLTASGPERSLSDAHATEVIRPLGGKECEGCHVGAAMRPLGVLHLRVTEPVVHRELTEALGGGLVAVLVLGTMLIIATGVSLHLFLTRPLRRLTAAMRRAEEGDFLVRAEVRGTDEISRLGSAFNAMLARITSMKAEEIDTHRDLQVTKWKLSLKEELEERIAELALLFDVARSVNSTIELSELLSRITQMVPERLHIPHFSTMLVNPDGVLEIKSTFPADPALDGMTFQIGEGACGRAAETHRAVYVPDVTDPSSVFARRALLPGHEVGALLCVPMVHMNSVLGVLNFRRPEVASFAPEELELLSAVADQVATAVKNAMLHAEAVKLTMTDPLTGLPNRRHLFARLELEVARAQRFGSPVSILMVDIDHFKKLNDAAGHRAGDDTLRRVCDVLRARVRKVDTLARYGGEEFMLVLSQVSKEDAYEVAEKLRRAVAEAPQLAAPTQPGGHITVSIGVASIPADASIQDTLVDCADAALYASKRGGRNRVTCYESGMELHPGRERGLSRPNDPSSPTPSVAKA; encoded by the coding sequence ATGGCATTGGGTCTCGATACCGTAGGCAGGAAGCTCCTGTGGAGCGTAGCCCTGCCCGGGCTGCTCGCGGCCATCCTGGGCATCGGCTACTTCTGGCGTGAGGCCCATCAGGCTGCCCGGAATGCCACCCAGAGCGAAGCCCTGGCACTCTCGGAGTTCATCGGCACCCACTTCCGGATGCCGACTCCCCAGGGCCTGCCGCCCCACTCGCCCGTGGCGGAGCTGCTGCGCTCGGAGACCCGGCTGCTGCGCGCCACGGCGGAGCTGAACATCGTGTCGCCGGACGGGCGCATCCTCTGGTCCGCCCGGCCCGAGGAAGTGGGCACCCGCCACCCCCAGGCCGCGCTGCTGACGGCGTCCGGTCCGGAGCGGAGCCTCTCGGACGCCCATGCGACGGAGGTCATCCGCCCACTCGGAGGGAAGGAGTGTGAGGGGTGCCACGTGGGCGCGGCGATGCGTCCCCTGGGAGTCCTGCACCTGCGGGTGACCGAGCCCGTGGTCCACCGGGAGCTCACCGAGGCCCTCGGCGGCGGGCTGGTGGCCGTGCTGGTGCTGGGCACCATGCTGATCATCGCCACCGGGGTGTCGCTGCACCTCTTCCTCACCCGGCCCCTGCGCCGGCTCACGGCCGCCATGCGTCGCGCCGAGGAGGGAGACTTCCTGGTGCGCGCCGAGGTGCGGGGCACGGATGAGATCTCCCGGCTCGGCTCGGCCTTCAACGCCATGCTGGCGCGCATCACCTCCATGAAGGCCGAGGAGATCGACACCCACCGAGATCTCCAGGTGACGAAGTGGAAGCTGTCCCTCAAGGAGGAGTTGGAGGAGCGCATCGCCGAGCTGGCCCTGCTCTTCGACGTGGCGCGCTCGGTCAACTCCACCATCGAGCTGTCCGAGCTGCTCTCGCGCATCACCCAGATGGTGCCCGAGCGGCTCCACATCCCGCACTTCTCCACCATGCTCGTCAACCCGGACGGGGTGCTGGAGATCAAGAGCACCTTCCCGGCGGACCCGGCCCTGGATGGGATGACCTTCCAGATCGGCGAGGGCGCGTGCGGACGCGCGGCGGAGACGCACCGGGCGGTGTACGTGCCGGACGTCACGGACCCCTCGAGCGTGTTCGCCCGGCGAGCGCTGCTGCCGGGGCACGAGGTCGGCGCGCTGCTGTGCGTGCCCATGGTGCACATGAACTCGGTGCTGGGCGTGCTCAACTTCCGCCGCCCGGAGGTGGCCAGCTTCGCCCCCGAGGAGCTGGAGCTGCTCAGCGCGGTGGCCGACCAGGTCGCCACGGCGGTGAAGAACGCCATGCTCCACGCCGAGGCGGTGAAGCTCACCATGACGGACCCGCTCACCGGGTTGCCCAACCGCCGCCACCTCTTCGCGCGGCTGGAGTTGGAGGTGGCACGCGCGCAGCGCTTCGGCTCGCCGGTGTCCATCCTCATGGTGGACATCGACCACTTCAAGAAGCTCAACGACGCCGCGGGCCACCGCGCCGGTGACGACACGCTGCGCAGGGTGTGTGACGTGCTGCGCGCCCGCGTGCGCAAGGTGGACACGCTCGCGCGCTACGGCGGCGAGGAGTTCATGCTGGTGCTGTCCCAGGTGTCCAAGGAGGACGCCTACGAGGTGGCCGAGAAGCTGCGGCGCGCCGTGGCCGAGGCCCCCCAGCTCGCCGCCCCCACCCAGCCCGGCGGCCACATCACCGTCTCCATCGGCGTGGCCAGCATCCCCGCCGACGCCTCCATCCAGGACACCCTGGTGGATTGCGCCGACGCCGCCCTCTACGCCAGCAAACGCGGCGGGCGGAACCGCGTCACCTGCTACGAATCCGGCATGGAGCTCCACCCGGGCCGCGAGCGCGGGCTCTCCCGCCCCAACGATCCCTCCTCGCCCACTCCGTCCGTGGCCAAGGCCTGA
- a CDS encoding tetratricopeptide repeat protein has protein sequence MLERRIIRRLLALAPLCALSACATTGSAQTSELAELKAEVRAMRETQARLEKRLERMELHTSVTQARATAPSKGTSSAPAAAEPEKSFTTPELAVVKLKPRNEPAPPLPTRVPVVEPAPEDMEMFISSAPEGDSGPGASAEPKEQLDATILDAEFEQAVAALRTGNVEGGVARLSRFAEDNPRHPRADNALYFSGLGQIGLKDHEAAAKTFERLISSYPAGDAVLDGMLRLAECRLRLNQKDDARALYTRILTQFPGTAAATQAEQRLASLSH, from the coding sequence GTGTTGGAGCGCCGCATCATTCGCCGACTGCTTGCCCTCGCGCCTCTCTGCGCGCTGTCCGCCTGTGCCACCACCGGCTCCGCCCAGACGTCGGAGCTGGCGGAGCTGAAGGCCGAGGTGCGTGCCATGCGCGAGACCCAGGCGCGCCTGGAGAAGCGTCTGGAGCGCATGGAGCTGCACACCAGCGTCACCCAGGCCCGTGCCACCGCTCCGTCCAAGGGGACCTCTTCCGCGCCAGCCGCCGCCGAGCCCGAGAAGTCCTTCACCACGCCCGAGCTGGCGGTGGTGAAGCTCAAGCCGCGCAACGAGCCCGCGCCCCCGCTGCCCACCCGGGTGCCCGTCGTCGAGCCCGCGCCCGAGGACATGGAGATGTTCATCAGCTCCGCGCCCGAGGGGGACAGCGGCCCTGGCGCCAGCGCCGAGCCGAAGGAGCAGCTGGACGCCACCATCCTGGATGCCGAGTTCGAGCAGGCGGTGGCGGCGTTGCGCACCGGCAACGTGGAGGGCGGGGTGGCCCGCCTGTCGCGCTTCGCCGAGGACAACCCCCGTCACCCGCGCGCGGACAACGCGCTCTACTTCAGCGGGCTCGGGCAGATCGGGCTGAAGGACCACGAGGCCGCCGCGAAGACCTTCGAGCGCCTCATCTCCAGCTATCCCGCCGGAGATGCCGTGCTGGACGGCATGCTGCGGCTGGCCGAGTGCCGGCTGCGGCTCAACCAGAAAGACGATGCGCGGGCGCTCTACACCCGCATTCTCACCCAGTTCCCGGGGACGGCCGCCGCCACTCAGGCGGAACAGCGGCTCGCGTCCCTCTCGCACTAG
- a CDS encoding DNA-processing protein DprA: protein MVEFTTNSSSEEQRALLALWAVPGLGPRALSALRAFTQGELTRLLACPVREWLGEAPVPMPVRRRLAEVPDLGLLAERVLERCAAVGMGVTFAGERAYPARLVEVDDAPPLLFYRGEVGPPRRRVAMVGSRHPDQGFLPFARSFARQVAEGGVGVVSGAAAGVDRACHWGAMDAGGETWAFLGSALDELDPAQAKLLPHFLARGGVFFSELPPGVRASTTTFPRRNRLISGASDAVLVLRAGVDSGSLYTAEAGRLQGRPVLALPGDVSNEGAAGCNALIRDGHARACLSVHEVWRAVGIHPDKAVPPGEGSSWTELSVEARGAYQVLDRVPRSFDEVLAGSRLSPAALSSALVELELSGLVIQHPGRLYEKV, encoded by the coding sequence ATGGTGGAATTCACGACGAACAGCTCCTCGGAGGAGCAGCGCGCGCTCCTGGCGCTCTGGGCGGTCCCCGGCTTGGGCCCGAGGGCCCTGAGTGCCCTGCGTGCGTTCACCCAGGGAGAGCTCACCCGCCTGCTCGCCTGCCCGGTGAGGGAGTGGCTGGGCGAGGCCCCCGTCCCGATGCCCGTCCGGCGCAGGTTGGCCGAGGTGCCAGACCTGGGCCTGTTGGCCGAGCGCGTGCTGGAGCGCTGCGCGGCGGTGGGCATGGGGGTGACCTTCGCGGGAGAGAGGGCCTACCCGGCACGGTTGGTGGAGGTGGACGACGCACCGCCGCTCCTCTTCTACCGGGGAGAGGTGGGGCCGCCGCGCCGCCGGGTGGCCATGGTGGGCAGCCGGCACCCGGACCAGGGCTTCCTCCCCTTCGCGCGGAGCTTCGCCCGTCAGGTGGCGGAGGGTGGGGTGGGCGTGGTGTCCGGAGCCGCCGCGGGCGTGGACAGGGCGTGCCACTGGGGGGCGATGGACGCGGGTGGGGAGACGTGGGCCTTCCTGGGCTCGGCGCTGGACGAGCTGGATCCCGCCCAGGCGAAGCTGCTGCCGCACTTCCTGGCCCGGGGCGGCGTGTTCTTCAGCGAGCTGCCGCCGGGGGTCCGTGCGAGCACGACGACCTTCCCCCGGCGCAACCGGCTCATCTCTGGCGCGTCGGATGCGGTATTGGTCCTGCGCGCCGGGGTGGACTCCGGCAGTCTCTACACGGCGGAGGCCGGCCGGCTGCAGGGGAGGCCCGTGCTGGCCCTGCCCGGTGATGTGTCGAACGAGGGAGCGGCCGGGTGCAACGCGCTCATCCGGGACGGACACGCCCGGGCGTGTCTCTCGGTTCATGAAGTCTGGCGGGCCGTGGGCATCCACCCCGACAAGGCGGTGCCGCCAGGGGAGGGCTCCTCGTGGACGGAGCTCTCGGTGGAAGCGAGGGGGGCCTACCAGGTGTTGGACAGGGTTCCCAGGTCATTCGATGAGGTGCTGGCCGGCAGCCGGCTCTCGCCCGCGGCGCTCTCGAGCGCCCTGGTGGAGCTGGAGCTGTCTGGGCTCGTCATCCAGCATCCTGGAAGGTTGTACGAGAAGGTTTGA
- a CDS encoding lipoxygenase family protein, translating to MLAPLRRLLSTLGRQNRDDPSDLLEPAELARWYSSLSPDERAAVSRELASRVRAPRTTRDPATLPAVATGRLVFEQDGPQGPIPLHHLKVELWDRDPGAPDDFLGEGFTDDAGHFAIRYDPADAGAGDLPDLELRFFEPQHTFRKDGRVVESWRRIGAQRGPDDHGGLHYDFGTLRLPYWEYDPATPLARLLVTEQGTPPTAYAPGRSLAMLKAVAPIELIKRQHLLRIRLGRAPNVAELQADYPEPMTVRMEREAPGSSRSDAFFGERLLNGMFATVMDRDPEVPGDPHAFRLYFPWNAYEQDGLHCLPDVDVRLRLVEGRVLPVRIILGLREPGATAPGSPITRRTFTPEDGAGWEAAKRIARVSATLDTELGNHLGQCHFNVEQYAIAAHRNLRRNPLRWLLMPHLREVVLINHSANGFLVGPTGYITRASALTERSVDARLLHLMGSYDWRGFAPAAPVCEGHRYARAAQLFWRVLGEHVDAFFAEHGGAVEAQWQEVRRFSDDLVAHSVPAFVCRYLRARVPGKDAPWFVRSERMDLDEKAAQPPPKAVSAVTHTDVPQPGELDALKQLCRYVIFFATFRHAWANNLQWEDAGEVLYSSLGLRWGKGGGLPETEEDPDVAPPPDEATEMLWISWMLSKTNYGFLLANEEDDVHPRLVELLRAHAAEFAALGLDVRTISSRINI from the coding sequence ATGCTCGCACCGCTGCGCCGCCTGCTGTCCACGCTGGGCCGTCAGAATCGAGACGACCCCTCAGACCTCCTCGAACCCGCCGAGCTGGCCAGGTGGTACTCGAGCCTGAGCCCCGACGAGCGCGCTGCCGTCAGCCGCGAGCTGGCCTCGCGCGTCCGCGCTCCCCGGACCACCCGGGACCCCGCCACCCTGCCCGCCGTCGCCACCGGCCGCCTGGTCTTCGAGCAAGATGGTCCCCAGGGGCCCATCCCGCTGCACCACCTCAAGGTCGAGCTGTGGGACCGGGATCCCGGCGCTCCTGACGACTTCCTGGGCGAGGGCTTCACCGACGACGCAGGGCACTTCGCGATCCGCTATGACCCCGCCGACGCGGGCGCGGGAGACCTGCCGGACCTGGAGCTTCGCTTCTTCGAGCCCCAGCACACCTTCCGCAAGGACGGGCGGGTGGTGGAGTCCTGGCGGCGCATCGGCGCGCAACGGGGCCCCGATGACCATGGTGGACTCCACTACGACTTCGGCACCCTCCGGCTCCCGTACTGGGAATACGATCCGGCGACGCCCCTGGCCCGGCTGCTCGTCACCGAGCAGGGCACTCCACCGACGGCCTACGCCCCGGGGCGTTCGCTGGCGATGCTGAAGGCGGTTGCGCCCATCGAGCTCATCAAGCGTCAGCACCTGCTGCGGATCCGCCTCGGCCGGGCCCCCAATGTGGCCGAGTTGCAGGCCGACTACCCCGAGCCGATGACGGTCCGCATGGAGCGGGAGGCGCCGGGCTCCTCACGCAGTGACGCCTTCTTCGGTGAACGCCTCCTCAACGGCATGTTCGCGACGGTCATGGACCGCGATCCCGAGGTGCCCGGCGATCCCCATGCCTTCCGGCTCTACTTCCCCTGGAACGCCTACGAACAGGACGGCCTCCACTGCCTCCCCGACGTCGACGTGCGGCTGCGTCTGGTGGAGGGCCGGGTACTGCCCGTGCGCATCATCCTGGGACTCCGGGAGCCGGGAGCAACGGCGCCCGGCTCGCCCATCACACGCCGGACCTTCACACCGGAGGATGGCGCCGGTTGGGAGGCCGCCAAGCGCATCGCCCGGGTGAGCGCGACGCTGGACACCGAGCTGGGCAACCACCTCGGGCAGTGCCACTTCAACGTCGAGCAGTACGCCATCGCCGCGCACCGCAACCTGCGGCGCAACCCCCTCCGCTGGCTGCTCATGCCCCACCTGCGGGAGGTGGTCCTGATCAACCACTCCGCCAATGGGTTCCTGGTCGGGCCAACCGGTTACATCACCCGCGCCAGTGCGTTGACCGAGCGGAGCGTCGATGCGCGGCTGCTCCACCTGATGGGCAGCTACGACTGGCGGGGCTTCGCGCCCGCGGCCCCTGTGTGCGAGGGCCACCGCTACGCCCGCGCCGCGCAGCTGTTCTGGCGGGTGCTCGGAGAACACGTCGACGCCTTCTTCGCCGAGCACGGCGGCGCCGTGGAGGCACAGTGGCAGGAGGTGCGCCGCTTCTCGGACGACCTCGTGGCCCACTCGGTGCCCGCCTTCGTGTGCCGCTATCTCCGGGCGCGGGTGCCGGGGAAGGACGCTCCGTGGTTCGTGCGGTCCGAGCGCATGGACCTGGACGAGAAGGCCGCCCAGCCACCGCCCAAGGCCGTCAGCGCGGTGACCCACACCGACGTCCCCCAGCCCGGCGAGCTGGACGCGCTCAAGCAGCTGTGCCGCTACGTCATCTTCTTCGCGACCTTCCGGCACGCCTGGGCCAACAACCTCCAGTGGGAGGACGCCGGTGAGGTCCTCTACTCCAGCCTGGGGCTCCGCTGGGGCAAGGGAGGAGGACTCCCGGAGACCGAGGAGGATCCGGACGTCGCCCCTCCTCCGGACGAGGCGACCGAGATGCTGTGGATCTCCTGGATGCTGTCCAAGACCAACTACGGCTTCCTCCTGGCCAACGAGGAGGACGACGTGCATCCACGACTCGTGGAGCTGCTCCGGGCCCACGCCGCCGAGTTCGCGGCGCTGGGCCTGGACGTCAGGACGATCAGCTCCCGCATCAACATCTGA